A genomic stretch from Candidatus Hydrogenisulfobacillus filiaventi includes:
- the pyrK gene encoding Dihydroorotate dehydrogenase B (NAD(+)), electron transfer subunit, which produces MSTRVQELEAPILERREPAAGHVELVVEAPALAAARPGQFAHVRTPGTLRRPISFSRLDPGSGTAGLLFRVVGSGTAWLAERQAGERLNLLGPLGRGFPEPPADRPWILVGGGVGIPPLYAQAQQAPAALRPAATAVLGARSRALLVMEEDFQALGLGAVVVTTDDGSAGEAGTVLGPLAAWLERNPGGVVYACGPTPMLRGVAELSQGRAEAYVALEQRMGCGVGACLACAVLAHGPQGPHYRRVCRDGPVFAAGELVW; this is translated from the coding sequence GTGAGCACGCGGGTGCAGGAACTGGAGGCGCCCATCCTGGAACGCCGGGAGCCGGCCGCCGGGCACGTGGAGCTGGTGGTGGAGGCGCCGGCCCTGGCCGCTGCCCGGCCCGGACAGTTCGCCCACGTGCGCACCCCGGGTACCTTGCGCCGCCCCATCTCCTTTTCCCGCCTGGATCCCGGGTCGGGCACCGCTGGCCTGCTCTTTCGCGTGGTGGGTTCCGGCACCGCCTGGCTGGCGGAACGGCAGGCGGGCGAGCGCCTCAACCTGTTAGGGCCGCTGGGGCGGGGGTTTCCGGAGCCGCCTGCTGACCGGCCCTGGATCCTGGTGGGCGGAGGGGTCGGCATCCCGCCGCTCTACGCCCAGGCGCAGCAGGCGCCCGCCGCCCTGCGGCCGGCGGCCACCGCCGTGCTGGGGGCGCGCAGCCGGGCCCTGCTGGTGATGGAGGAGGATTTCCAGGCCCTCGGCCTGGGCGCGGTGGTGGTGACCACCGATGACGGCAGCGCCGGGGAGGCGGGGACCGTTCTGGGTCCGCTGGCGGCCTGGCTGGAGCGCAATCCCGGCGGGGTGGTCTACGCCTGCGGGCCCACCCCTATGCTGCGGGGGGTGGCCGAGCTTAGCCAGGGGCGGGCGGAGGCCTACGTGGCGCTCGAGCAGCGCATGGGCTGCGGGGTAGGGGCCTGCCTGGCCTGTGCGGTCCTGGCGCACGGGCCCCAGGGGCCCCACTACCGCCGGGTCTGCCGGGACGGGCCGGTGTTCGCGGCCGGGGAACTGGTGTGGTAA
- the pyrD gene encoding dihydroorotate dehydrogenase (catalytic subunit) (Evidence 2a : Function from experimental evidences in other organisms; PubMedId : 4380263, 10545205; Product type e : enzyme): protein MDLSVQLTRDWVLPNPIIAASGTFGFGDEYAELVPPERLGAVAVKGVSPDPWPGNPPPRVWETPAGLLNSIGLQNPGVDAFLRDHLPALVERGAHVIVNIIGHTVEEYAEVARRLEGAAGIDALEVNISCPNIKEGGMSFGNDPRSAAAVTAAVRAVTRRPLVVKLSPNVTDVVAIARAVTDAGADALSCINTVVGLAIDIERRRPALGGITGGLSGPAIKPVALRVVWEVSQAVPVPVIGVGGISSPRDVLEFLMAGARAVMVGTLTFRDPGRLLELVETLPATLAAAGFRGPGEAVGAAHPRHWRREAADLPEDFV from the coding sequence ATGGACCTCAGTGTGCAGCTGACCCGGGACTGGGTGCTGCCCAACCCCATCATCGCGGCGTCGGGCACCTTCGGCTTCGGGGACGAATACGCGGAGCTGGTGCCGCCGGAGCGCCTGGGGGCGGTGGCGGTTAAGGGGGTTTCCCCCGACCCCTGGCCGGGGAATCCTCCGCCCCGGGTATGGGAGACCCCGGCGGGGCTGCTTAATTCCATCGGGTTGCAGAACCCGGGCGTGGATGCCTTCCTGCGTGACCATCTGCCCGCCCTGGTGGAGCGGGGGGCGCACGTGATCGTCAACATCATCGGGCACACAGTGGAGGAGTATGCCGAAGTGGCCCGGCGCCTGGAAGGGGCGGCCGGGATCGACGCCCTGGAAGTCAACATCTCCTGCCCCAACATCAAGGAAGGGGGTATGAGCTTCGGCAACGATCCCCGCTCGGCAGCGGCGGTGACGGCGGCGGTGCGGGCGGTGACCCGCCGTCCGCTGGTGGTCAAGTTGTCCCCCAACGTCACCGACGTGGTGGCCATCGCCCGGGCGGTGACGGACGCGGGTGCAGATGCCCTCTCCTGCATCAATACCGTGGTGGGGCTGGCCATTGACATCGAGCGGCGGCGCCCGGCCCTGGGGGGGATCACTGGCGGGCTGTCCGGTCCCGCCATCAAGCCGGTGGCCCTGCGGGTGGTGTGGGAGGTTTCGCAGGCGGTGCCGGTGCCCGTCATCGGGGTGGGCGGCATCAGCTCGCCCCGCGACGTGCTCGAGTTCCTGATGGCGGGGGCGCGGGCGGTGATGGTGGGCACCCTCACCTTCCGCGACCCCGGCCGGCTGCTGGAGCTGGTGGAGACCCTGCCCGCCACCCTGGCGGCGGCGGGGTTCCGCGGCCCGGGGGAGGCTGTGGGGGCGGCCCACCCCCGCCATTGGCGGCGGGAGGCGGCCGACCTGCCGGAGGACTTCGTATGA
- the pyrF gene encoding Orotidine 5'-phosphate decarboxylase: protein MTAPVTFWLALDDPDPGRVGDWIRRARALPRPPGVRLGFKVGLALYAAAGPAWVRALAEQDAVFLDLKFHDIPRTVERATAVAAGWGVELLTVHVSGGEAMCRAAAGAAAGHGLSVVGVTVLTSLGAEDLAALGWAGGPGAAVLHLAGLAARAGLDGVVLSPAEAPVVGTRLPQLRRVVPGIRLPGDAPGDQRRVGRPGPLVAAGVRDLVLGRALTAAPDWAAAWAAILEDVTAEIGEEG from the coding sequence ATGACCGCCCCGGTCACGTTCTGGCTGGCCCTGGATGACCCGGATCCCGGCCGGGTCGGGGACTGGATCCGGCGCGCCCGCGCCCTCCCGCGGCCGCCCGGTGTCCGGCTGGGTTTCAAGGTGGGGCTGGCCCTGTATGCGGCCGCCGGGCCGGCTTGGGTCCGGGCCCTGGCCGAGCAGGACGCGGTCTTCCTGGACCTCAAGTTCCATGACATCCCCCGCACGGTGGAACGGGCCACGGCGGTGGCGGCGGGCTGGGGCGTGGAGCTGCTCACCGTGCACGTGAGCGGGGGGGAGGCCATGTGCCGGGCGGCGGCCGGTGCCGCCGCCGGGCACGGCCTGTCGGTGGTGGGGGTGACGGTGCTGACCAGCCTGGGGGCCGAGGACCTGGCCGCCTTAGGCTGGGCGGGAGGTCCCGGGGCGGCGGTGTTGCATCTGGCCGGGCTGGCGGCGCGGGCCGGGCTGGACGGGGTGGTGCTGAGCCCGGCCGAGGCGCCGGTGGTGGGCACCCGGTTGCCGCAGCTGCGGCGGGTGGTGCCCGGCATCCGCCTGCCCGGGGATGCGCCCGGCGACCAGCGGCGGGTGGGCCGGCCGGGCCCGCTGGTGGCCGCGGGGGTACGCGACCTGGTGCTGGGGCGGGCCCTGACCGCCGCCCCCGACTGGGCGGCCGCTTGGGCGGCCATCCTGGAGGACGTGACCGCGGAGATAGGGGAGGAGGGCTAG
- the pyrE gene encoding Orotate phosphoribosyltransferase has product MGDEEAGTACDLADLARLGAYLEGHFLLTTGRHSDRFFLLARLTEQPARMRAWAAALAERLAPYRPQAVVGPAVGGIIPAYATGAELGARVLYAEKTPAGGMALRRGFQLERGERVAVIEDAMTTGSSVAKVMAAVEAQGAQVVAVGLLVDRRPHDGNWPVPVEAVVTVRGIPAWEAEACPLCRTGVPLVRPKA; this is encoded by the coding sequence ATGGGGGATGAGGAGGCCGGCACGGCCTGCGACCTGGCGGACCTGGCCCGCCTGGGGGCGTATCTGGAGGGCCATTTCCTGCTCACCACCGGCCGGCACAGCGACCGCTTCTTTCTGCTGGCGCGTCTCACGGAGCAGCCGGCCCGGATGAGGGCGTGGGCGGCGGCCCTGGCGGAACGATTGGCGCCCTACCGCCCGCAGGCGGTGGTGGGGCCGGCAGTGGGCGGCATCATCCCCGCCTACGCCACCGGGGCCGAGCTGGGGGCGCGGGTCCTGTATGCGGAGAAGACCCCCGCGGGCGGCATGGCCCTCCGGCGCGGCTTCCAGCTGGAGCGGGGCGAGCGGGTGGCCGTCATCGAGGATGCCATGACCACCGGCAGCTCTGTGGCCAAGGTGATGGCGGCGGTGGAGGCCCAGGGTGCGCAGGTGGTGGCGGTGGGGCTACTGGTAGACCGCCGGCCCCACGACGGGAACTGGCCGGTGCCGGTGGAGGCGGTGGTGACGGTGCGGGGCATCCCTGCCTGGGAAGCGGAGGCGTGCCCGCTCTGCCGGACGGGCGTGCCGCTGGTGCGGCCTAAGGCCTAG
- a CDS encoding Fibronectin/fibrinogen-binding protein, translated as MPFDALVMQAVARAWNRDLRGSTFHTARYEGGTVRFGGRDAAGRPMAVLVALAPGFQRLHRIAPLPGGHHTRHPFFQDLVPFTLEGVEVVPWERVMYWVLSRPDEWDLPVQERLAVELAGHLTNLIRLDAGGTLVKDALRRVAPGRPGRTVWPGQPYTPPPRLPDPSLTRNPAHLPPWGRLWLEEGHSLEELLEVAAQGRFDPQVFPPYAGEKADVWVLPLRRRPHRPAADLEQALDQVYAERERQARLEAQARTAYSRLEDRRRHLAQRLGEYREWAETDPAREKELGDLWLAWQGRFAGRVPPVTEEVEDLYHPGTRVLLSLPEGSNPVEEAERHYRRFKKLNARRQAAARLLPAVAGELEVVQRLEEELEARRQRGLEAGDGPWLRQLARRGGAGPARPGASEALPYRRFLSVHGLEIWVGRNAEENQRLTFREARPDDLWLHVKQASGSHVLLRCGRTNPDPEDVLDAAHLAAFYSPARHSGMVPVDYTRRKYVRKRPHGTPGQVLYQQERTLFVTPDPERLERLGAMRGSLADSGNEG; from the coding sequence GTGCCTTTCGACGCCCTGGTCATGCAGGCGGTCGCCCGGGCCTGGAACCGGGATCTGCGCGGCAGCACCTTTCACACCGCCCGCTATGAAGGGGGCACCGTGCGCTTCGGGGGACGGGACGCCGCCGGGCGGCCGATGGCGGTGCTGGTGGCCTTGGCCCCCGGCTTTCAGCGCCTGCACCGCATCGCCCCCCTGCCGGGGGGGCACCATACCCGTCACCCCTTCTTTCAGGACCTGGTGCCCTTCACCCTGGAGGGGGTGGAGGTGGTGCCCTGGGAGCGGGTGATGTACTGGGTCCTCAGCCGCCCGGATGAATGGGACCTGCCGGTGCAGGAACGGCTGGCGGTGGAACTGGCGGGACACCTCACCAACCTCATCCGCCTCGACGCCGGCGGCACCCTGGTGAAGGATGCCTTGCGGCGGGTGGCACCCGGCCGGCCCGGCCGCACGGTGTGGCCGGGCCAGCCCTACACCCCGCCGCCCCGCCTGCCGGATCCCTCCCTGACCCGGAATCCTGCCCACCTGCCGCCGTGGGGCCGGCTGTGGCTGGAGGAGGGGCACAGCCTGGAGGAACTGCTGGAGGTGGCGGCCCAGGGCCGCTTTGACCCCCAGGTCTTCCCGCCCTATGCCGGCGAGAAGGCCGATGTGTGGGTACTGCCCCTCCGGCGCCGGCCCCACCGGCCGGCGGCCGACCTGGAGCAGGCCCTCGACCAGGTCTATGCCGAGCGCGAACGGCAGGCCCGCCTGGAGGCGCAAGCCCGCACCGCCTACAGCCGCCTGGAGGACCGGCGCCGGCACCTCGCCCAGCGCCTGGGGGAATACCGGGAATGGGCCGAAACCGACCCGGCGCGGGAAAAGGAGCTGGGGGACCTGTGGCTGGCCTGGCAGGGACGGTTTGCCGGCCGGGTGCCGCCGGTGACGGAGGAGGTGGAGGACCTCTACCACCCGGGCACCCGGGTGCTGCTCTCCCTGCCCGAAGGCTCGAACCCGGTGGAGGAGGCCGAGCGGCACTACCGGCGCTTCAAGAAGCTGAACGCCCGGCGCCAGGCCGCGGCCCGGCTGCTGCCCGCGGTGGCCGGAGAGCTGGAAGTGGTCCAACGCCTGGAGGAGGAGCTGGAAGCCCGGCGCCAGCGGGGCCTGGAAGCGGGCGACGGGCCCTGGCTGCGCCAGCTGGCCCGGCGCGGCGGGGCGGGGCCTGCCCGGCCGGGCGCCAGCGAAGCCCTGCCCTACCGCCGTTTCCTCTCCGTGCACGGGCTGGAGATCTGGGTCGGCCGCAACGCGGAGGAGAACCAGCGCCTGACCTTCCGGGAGGCCCGGCCCGACGACCTCTGGCTGCACGTGAAGCAGGCCTCCGGGTCTCACGTGCTGCTGCGCTGCGGGCGCACCAATCCCGACCCCGAGGATGTGCTGGATGCCGCCCACCTGGCCGCCTTTTACAGCCCAGCCCGCCATTCCGGCATGGTGCCGGTCGACTACACCCGGCGCAAGTACGTGCGCAAGCGTCCCCACGGTACGCCCGGGCAGGTGCTCTACCAGCAGGAACGCACCCTGTTCGTCACCCCCGATCCGGAGCGGCTGGAGCGGCTGGGGGCCATGCGCGGCAGCCTGGCCGACTCCGGCAACGAGGGCTAG
- a CDS encoding Transcriptional regulator, LysR family, translated as MSEDIWITFKAVADTGSVSKAARLLNLSPSAVSQQIQRLEGEYRARLLVRTARGVSLTEAGEVLYRYVNRLLRTLEEARQALRDESGSTRPAVTIGANPTLAEYVLPDILPEVAQRQRLRVTLVVGNSRAIFQHALHGAVDLGLTSFAFSHGQIVSEALCEDRPQVLVGRGHAWAGREEVSLDEFLNQPLILREPGSGTRMALERALERAGYGSHRLSVRFTLGSTPAIKALAAAGLGAAVLSPLVLLPSDRQRLHAVRVAGLDLSRQFYAVHRRDLGDALIPGLVAAVRAAARARKARFLEPSLPGLSASDTIGGS; from the coding sequence ATGAGCGAAGACATCTGGATCACCTTCAAGGCGGTGGCCGACACCGGCTCCGTCTCTAAGGCCGCCCGCCTGCTCAACCTGTCGCCCTCGGCGGTCAGCCAGCAAATCCAGCGCCTGGAGGGTGAGTACCGCGCCCGGCTGCTGGTGCGGACCGCCCGCGGCGTCAGCCTGACGGAGGCCGGCGAGGTGCTCTACCGCTACGTCAACCGCCTGCTGCGCACCCTGGAGGAGGCGCGCCAGGCCTTGCGGGACGAGAGCGGCTCCACCCGGCCGGCGGTGACCATCGGTGCCAATCCCACCCTGGCCGAGTACGTGCTGCCCGACATCCTGCCGGAGGTCGCCCAACGGCAGAGGCTGCGGGTCACCCTCGTGGTCGGCAACTCCCGGGCCATCTTTCAGCATGCCCTGCATGGGGCCGTTGACCTCGGCCTCACCAGCTTCGCCTTCAGCCACGGCCAGATCGTGAGCGAAGCCCTCTGCGAGGACCGTCCCCAGGTCCTGGTCGGGCGCGGGCATGCCTGGGCCGGCCGCGAGGAGGTCAGCCTGGACGAGTTTCTGAACCAGCCCCTCATCCTGCGCGAGCCGGGATCCGGCACCCGCATGGCGCTGGAACGGGCCCTGGAGCGGGCCGGGTACGGCAGCCACCGCCTCAGCGTACGCTTCACCCTGGGGTCCACGCCCGCCATCAAGGCCCTGGCCGCGGCCGGCCTGGGCGCGGCCGTGCTCTCGCCCCTGGTGCTCCTGCCTTCCGACCGGCAGCGGCTGCACGCGGTCCGGGTGGCCGGGCTGGACCTCAGCCGCCAGTTCTACGCCGTTCACCGCCGCGACCTGGGGGATGCCCTCATCCCCGGGCTGGTGGCGGCGGTGCGGGCCGCTGCCCGGGCCCGCAAGGCCCGCTTTCTGGAACCCTCGCTGCCCGGCCTCAGCGCTTCTGATACCATAGGGGGGAGTTAG
- a CDS encoding protein of unknown function (Evidence 5 : Unknown function) — MDYDIFTLTECNVKGNRTGTAGLRAGRPTSGGAPGGKSVNMGTGLNVVPGAPRSPIPQPGMGQVRRD, encoded by the coding sequence ATGGACTATGATATCTTTACACTAACGGAATGTAATGTAAAAGGCAACCGGACGGGAACGGCGGGGCTGCGGGCGGGCCGGCCGACCTCGGGCGGTGCCCCGGGCGGAAAGTCTGTTAATATGGGGACCGGGTTGAACGTGGTGCCCGGGGCTCCACGGTCGCCCATCCCGCAGCCCGGGATGGGACAAGTGCGGAGGGATTAG
- a CDS encoding MFS transporter (Evidence 2a : Function from experimental evidences in other organisms; Product type t : transporter), whose translation MAQQTKSEQLSGVAGWWRSLPLPQVTSRPGYIWYVVATVCVGAFMAALDASIVNVALPTMMRDFHTDYGTVEWVLIAYLLTLTALLTLIGRLADMVGRRPLYTFGFLVFIAGSALCGAAVNMPMLIISRVFQATGAAMLQANSVAIITATVPAEVRGRAIGLQGSAQAIGLSLGPAVGGALIALFGWRAIFYVNVPVGLVGTLMGAFILPRDHLGHTRPTFDWWGSLLLAPALVALMLALSEGKRWGWGSPLVVGLLAASALFLAAFVLRELRARSPLVDPRLFTIPVFSIGNFTGLLSYLVMFGVLFLMPFYLEHVQGYAPAVTGVLLTPVPLGMTVAAPIAGGLADRFGPRLLTTAGMALSALGVIGLALTLGVGAPVPLILAELALVGVGLGTFTPPNNSSVMGSVPGARLGVAGGILNMARSLGMAMGTAVAGAVLVAFLPTPETVAGRILATRASLWGLFLLAVLAALISVFRISSSGGDRSLPVQFD comes from the coding sequence TTGGCCCAACAGACCAAATCGGAGCAGCTGAGCGGCGTGGCCGGCTGGTGGCGATCCCTGCCCCTGCCGCAGGTGACCAGCCGGCCCGGGTACATCTGGTATGTAGTGGCAACGGTCTGTGTAGGGGCTTTCATGGCCGCGCTGGACGCCAGCATCGTGAATGTGGCCCTGCCCACCATGATGCGGGACTTCCATACCGACTACGGGACCGTGGAATGGGTCCTCATCGCCTACCTGCTGACCCTGACCGCCCTGCTGACTCTCATCGGCCGGCTGGCGGATATGGTGGGCCGGCGCCCGCTTTACACCTTCGGGTTCCTGGTCTTTATCGCCGGATCCGCCCTCTGCGGGGCAGCGGTGAACATGCCGATGCTCATCATCTCCCGGGTCTTCCAGGCCACCGGCGCCGCCATGTTGCAGGCGAACTCGGTGGCCATCATTACGGCCACGGTGCCGGCGGAGGTCCGGGGCCGGGCCATCGGCCTGCAGGGCTCGGCGCAGGCCATCGGCCTCTCCCTGGGGCCGGCGGTGGGCGGCGCCCTCATCGCCCTCTTCGGGTGGCGGGCCATCTTCTATGTCAACGTGCCGGTGGGTCTGGTCGGCACCCTGATGGGGGCCTTCATCCTGCCCCGCGACCATCTGGGCCACACCCGGCCTACCTTCGACTGGTGGGGCAGCCTCCTGCTGGCACCGGCCCTGGTGGCCCTCATGCTGGCCCTCAGCGAGGGCAAGCGTTGGGGCTGGGGATCCCCGCTGGTGGTGGGGCTGCTGGCGGCCAGCGCTCTGTTTCTGGCCGCCTTCGTGCTGCGGGAGCTGCGGGCCCGCTCCCCGCTGGTGGACCCCCGGCTCTTCACCATCCCTGTCTTCAGCATTGGGAATTTCACCGGGCTGCTGTCCTACCTGGTCATGTTCGGGGTGCTCTTTCTGATGCCCTTCTATCTGGAGCACGTGCAGGGCTACGCCCCGGCGGTGACGGGTGTGCTGCTGACCCCGGTGCCGTTGGGCATGACAGTGGCGGCGCCCATCGCCGGGGGACTGGCCGACCGCTTCGGGCCCCGCCTGCTCACCACCGCCGGCATGGCCCTGAGTGCGCTGGGGGTCATCGGGCTGGCCCTGACCCTGGGCGTGGGGGCGCCGGTCCCGCTCATCCTGGCCGAGCTGGCCCTGGTGGGCGTGGGCCTGGGAACCTTCACCCCGCCCAATAACAGCTCGGTGATGGGCAGCGTGCCCGGGGCCCGCTTGGGGGTGGCAGGCGGCATCCTCAACATGGCCCGGTCGCTAGGCATGGCCATGGGCACCGCGGTGGCGGGAGCGGTGCTGGTGGCCTTCCTGCCTACCCCCGAGACGGTGGCCGGCCGCATCCTGGCCACCCGGGCCTCCTTGTGGGGCCTCTTTCTGCTGGCGGTGCTGGCCGCCCTTATCTCCGTCTTCCGGATCAGTTCCTCGGGCGGGGATCGCTCACTGCCTGTACAGTTCGACTAA
- a CDS encoding conserved protein of unknown function (Evidence 4 : Unknown function but conserved in other organisms): MWTVVYIAPNTAAAERARALLTQEGFLVRLRPVEVDEAGRGSVEVLVNEGEAEEAQEVIAQHLAQLR, translated from the coding sequence ATGTGGACGGTGGTATACATCGCGCCCAATACGGCCGCGGCCGAGCGGGCCCGGGCCCTGCTGACCCAGGAGGGCTTCCTGGTGCGCCTGCGTCCGGTGGAGGTGGACGAGGCGGGCCGGGGTAGCGTCGAGGTGCTGGTGAATGAAGGGGAGGCGGAGGAAGCCCAGGAGGTCATTGCCCAGCACCTGGCGCAACTGCGCTGA
- the pyk gene encoding pyruvate kinase (Evidence 2a : Function from experimental evidences in other organisms; Product type e : enzyme): MRRTKIVATIGPACDQPAAIRRLIEAGMDVARINLSHGSPADHRAHVQAVKAAREDVGRPVAIMLDTQGPEVRVGAFPDGPVQLRPGQRFLLWRDNRPGNAEGVGVSWPGLVDTTEVGQVLLLDDGNLSLRCIERTPDALVTEVEVGGPLSTRKKISCPGSHWPLAPLSPVDEEAILMGLEEEVDYLAVSFVRTAEDVIQVRRFMEQQGATPLPIIAKIESALAVENLEAIVTVSDGLMVARGDLGVELPVEEVPWLQKRIIRLANQAGLPVITATQMLESMISRPRPTRAEASDVANAIWDGTDAVMLSAETASGQYPVEAVEMMAHLADQADQRTQPHCQERGWASSQISDAVSRASAEAADELGASAILTATHSGYTATMVSRCRPAVPVVALSAFPAVLRKLALYWGVMPVFMEPRDNTDDMMAEAVNTAMRHGFVKPGDRVVFTAGVPVGRPGTTNMMRVETIAEPFLRGQGIGGRTASGQVWVVLDADKAGLAPDAPYVLVVRRTDAAYVPLMEHAAAVVVEQGGLTSHAAVVGLTLGIPTVVGVEGATDRLRSGDLITVDSNRGLVFLGRPNV; the protein is encoded by the coding sequence ATGCGTCGCACGAAAATTGTGGCCACTATCGGGCCGGCCTGTGACCAGCCCGCCGCCATCCGGCGGTTGATAGAGGCCGGAATGGATGTTGCACGGATTAATCTCTCCCACGGTAGCCCGGCCGACCACCGGGCGCATGTGCAGGCGGTCAAAGCCGCCCGCGAGGATGTGGGCCGGCCGGTCGCCATCATGCTGGACACCCAGGGCCCCGAGGTCCGGGTAGGGGCCTTTCCGGACGGGCCGGTGCAGCTTCGGCCCGGTCAGCGCTTTCTGCTGTGGCGCGATAACCGCCCGGGCAATGCGGAGGGGGTGGGCGTGAGCTGGCCCGGGCTGGTGGACACCACCGAGGTCGGGCAGGTGCTGCTGCTGGATGACGGCAACCTGAGCCTGCGCTGCATCGAGCGCACGCCCGACGCCCTGGTAACGGAGGTGGAGGTGGGCGGGCCCCTATCCACCCGCAAGAAGATCAGCTGTCCCGGCAGTCACTGGCCGCTGGCGCCCCTCTCCCCGGTGGATGAGGAGGCCATCTTGATGGGCCTGGAGGAGGAGGTCGACTACCTGGCCGTCTCCTTCGTGCGCACGGCCGAGGATGTCATCCAGGTGCGCCGGTTCATGGAACAGCAGGGGGCCACGCCGCTGCCCATTATTGCCAAGATTGAGAGCGCCCTGGCAGTGGAAAACCTGGAGGCCATCGTCACCGTCAGCGACGGGCTGATGGTCGCCCGCGGCGACCTCGGGGTGGAACTGCCGGTGGAGGAGGTCCCTTGGCTGCAGAAGCGCATCATCCGCCTGGCCAATCAGGCGGGGCTGCCGGTCATCACCGCCACCCAGATGCTGGAGTCCATGATCTCGCGGCCGCGCCCCACCCGGGCCGAAGCCTCGGACGTGGCCAACGCCATCTGGGACGGGACCGACGCGGTGATGCTCTCCGCGGAGACCGCCTCCGGCCAGTATCCGGTGGAGGCGGTGGAGATGATGGCCCATCTCGCCGACCAGGCGGACCAGCGTACCCAGCCGCATTGCCAGGAGCGGGGCTGGGCCTCCTCCCAGATCAGCGACGCCGTCAGCCGCGCCTCGGCCGAAGCCGCCGATGAGCTGGGCGCCAGTGCTATCCTCACCGCCACCCACTCCGGCTACACGGCCACCATGGTCAGCCGCTGCCGGCCGGCGGTGCCGGTGGTGGCCCTTTCCGCCTTTCCGGCGGTGCTGCGGAAGCTCGCCCTCTACTGGGGCGTGATGCCGGTGTTCATGGAACCCCGCGACAATACCGACGATATGATGGCGGAGGCCGTGAACACCGCCATGCGGCACGGGTTCGTTAAACCGGGGGACCGGGTGGTCTTCACCGCCGGGGTGCCGGTGGGCCGTCCGGGGACCACCAACATGATGCGGGTGGAGACCATCGCCGAACCCTTCCTGCGCGGACAGGGCATCGGCGGGCGGACCGCCTCGGGGCAGGTATGGGTGGTCCTGGATGCGGACAAGGCCGGTCTGGCCCCCGACGCCCCCTACGTGCTGGTGGTGCGGCGCACGGACGCGGCCTACGTGCCGCTGATGGAGCACGCGGCGGCGGTGGTGGTGGAGCAGGGCGGGCTGACCTCGCATGCCGCGGTGGTGGGACTTACCCTGGGCATCCCCACCGTGGTGGGCGTGGAAGGGGCCACCGACCGCCTGCGCTCGGGCGACCTGATTACGGTGGACAGCAACCGGGGCCTGGTGTTCCTGGGCCGGCCCAACGTCTAG
- the dat gene encoding D-alanine aminotransferase, with amino-acid sequence MTEEDVEGTRREPLVYLNGALIPEREARISIDDRGFLFADGVYEVVRVYGGRLFAWERHRERLAASLAGVRLAGVDLAELDRAAQELLRAFGPRDGSLYIEVTRGVQPRAHLFPPAGTPPTVLMWIRPAASPPASVVEAGVALITTPDDRWAKVWVKTVGLLPNVLAKQAAVDAGAYDAVFVRDGMVTEATSANIFLVKDGRLRTAPVTNYILPGVTRAVVLELAAEAGYAVDLLPFTPAEAYAADELFLTGTLTEVLPVTRLDGRPIGRGVPGPVTRDLLDRFRRRAGTAPVGASS; translated from the coding sequence ATGACGGAGGAAGACGTGGAGGGGACGCGGCGGGAGCCGCTGGTGTACCTGAACGGGGCGCTCATTCCGGAACGGGAGGCGCGCATCTCGATAGACGACCGCGGGTTCCTGTTCGCGGACGGGGTCTATGAGGTGGTGCGGGTCTACGGCGGCCGCCTGTTCGCCTGGGAACGCCACCGGGAACGGCTGGCGGCCAGCCTGGCCGGGGTGCGCCTGGCGGGGGTGGACCTGGCCGAGCTGGATCGGGCAGCGCAGGAGCTGCTGCGGGCCTTCGGGCCACGCGACGGCTCCCTGTACATTGAGGTCACGCGGGGGGTGCAGCCGCGGGCCCACCTTTTCCCCCCGGCCGGGACGCCGCCCACCGTGCTGATGTGGATCCGGCCGGCGGCCTCGCCCCCGGCCTCGGTGGTGGAAGCGGGGGTGGCCCTCATCACGACGCCGGACGACCGCTGGGCCAAGGTCTGGGTGAAGACGGTAGGCCTCCTGCCGAACGTGCTAGCCAAACAGGCGGCGGTGGATGCCGGGGCCTATGATGCCGTCTTCGTGCGCGATGGCATGGTAACGGAAGCCACCAGCGCTAACATCTTCCTGGTAAAGGACGGCCGGCTGCGCACCGCTCCTGTCACCAACTACATCCTGCCGGGGGTCACGCGGGCCGTGGTGCTGGAGCTGGCGGCAGAGGCCGGCTACGCGGTGGACCTGCTGCCCTTTACCCCCGCGGAGGCCTACGCCGCCGATGAGCTCTTCCTGACCGGTACCCTGACCGAGGTGCTGCCCGTCACCCGCCTGGACGGCCGTCCCATCGGGCGGGGGGTACCGGGACCGGTCACCCGCGACCTGCTCGATCGCTTCCGCCGCCGGGCGGGGACAGCCCCGGTCGGGGCCTCCTCCTGA